The region AATACTCCATTTATTACAGAAAGCAttgtttaaatgaatattaattatgaacCATTATTAAACATGCATTATTATTACTAACAAACAAGTTTAACAAGAccacaattttcaaattaaatatgtacacatatcttTAATGCTTTTATATTTGACGCATATATTGGAAAGTAAGTTTGTTTTTagttttttcttaatttattaaaaaattgtgtaaCTATTAACATTACGTATAACATACGTAAATAGTgtcatacttaaaatattacccatgattaaaaattttcaatgttattaaattctttattgaggaagctaaattataatataattatagagtTTACAAAGGattttaataatgaaaaaatatttattttatataacatttattagACATTAGTtagatataaaataagaataatataatcataataatcgTATATCTAAGATAAAAGTTGATCTCTATGATCATTAACATGGTGTTGCTTTTTCCTCACACCCTCCTGCTACACGCTTCGAAGCAGAACATACAGCGAGTAGATATTACGGAATCAGATCCAACAGCAAACAATACAATATGTATAGAACTCTAATCATGGAAACACCAACACCTTTGGTAGCCGAAGTTATGCACAAGTAACTAACCAATCGCCACCCTTAACACCAACATAGCCAAATCCATCAGTAATACGctcaagcaaccaccgttacaatACTAACTAACGGCAATTACTTCCAGATGTAGCAGTATATGCACCACTGCGAACAGGCAGTACATTGACAGAGATTATAGAAGTAGCATTGGCAACTACTACTTATGAACCAAAtaacaggcaaacaaaaataattccgcaAGACTTTCTTGACAAAATCAGAGGGAAAAAGgtaagcgaaagcaaaatgacAAAAACATAGAGCACGTGAAAGCAAAAAAAcatctaaacaaacttgcaaaggaaatagaaagtaaaataaaagatcataaTAATAACGAATTCTCAAAATTCATAGATTCACTTTCTGCGTACGAGAATTCCAACTAtttcctatggaaagccacgaacaAAATAAAGGAGCCAATTAAACTAATCCCAGCAATCAGATTAACGGACAACACATGAGCCAGAAGCACcaaagagcaagctgaagaattttccaaccacctttgttGAAGTTATCTCTTCGAGCAACGCGTGATGAATgtgtaacagaaatatatttaagtataagTGTAActgtaagtataagtataaatataagcATAAGTATAAGTACAGTGTATACTAATCCAGAACCACACTGTGGCAGCGTTACATTACAACAGAGCTTCGAAGCCATGAGTCTATgggtatttatataattacgaaAACTGGCCCGTCTATATATACCCTGCTGCACCATCTGTGCATGGCATATTCCTAAAAAAGGCTATGAGACTGAGAGGCCCTTCAAATTGATTTAGAGCTAAACAATACTCAATAACATCAGGGACTAAGAGAACTAAATGCTAGAGAAGATGTAGTTTTCCTAGAAGTGAGTATTacttcaacaccctccctaaCACTCGAAATCTTTACAAACGATTACTTTTTAACATCATTGTTATTTTTCAGACCTAATTTTTGTCGTAAATATTGAAATCTTGGTTTCGGTAACGCCTTCGTAAATATATCTACTTGTTACGTCCGGCGACTCTCTACACAAAGCAGACTCCACGCCACGTGAGTTCTATTAGAAACAGTGACAATGACTGTTTTGTATCGTATctggttatattatttattgttcttaCTTGGTGCCCGATTTTTGTTAGTTCCTTGCATATATTTTTGGTGTTTGTTCTTGGGTATAGGTCTCTAATTACTACTTTGTggttcttttctgttttgagcTGGTATGTATGATGTATAGTATGTTTAATACTTGCGCCACTTTTCGAAAGATTTTTGGAGTATTTGTTTGCACTTTGACTTGTTCCAGTTTTAATTCCTTTATACTGTAGTTTTCTCTTCCGACAGTGTTGTTTAATAGTTCAATAAGGGTATCTGTTATTTGAGCATGAATGTAGATCGGTGGTGGTTTAACGATATGTGTTGTCATTTCTTCCTCTGAACTCGTATCTCCGTCTTTTATCAGTGAGCTGAAAGAATTTCGGAGTGGGATGTCCTGTAGCCACTGGTGCATTTCTGTATCGGGAACTTTTATAGCGCTTGTATTTAGGATTATTTTACGCCTTTTGTGAGCTGTTGCTACCTTCCAGTTTTCATCTTGATAGGATAGTTCGTTATTGTAGCTGTTTTCTTCCTGCTTTTGCAACGTTTCCATTTCTTTTATAGGCTTTCCTGTTCTTTGTTAATTGGTTGTTTTCTGCTTAACGTATTTGTAGCTTCATTTATGAAACATGTCACCCTTTTTTGTTTGGCGGCGGTATTGGTTGTTGCATTTTGAAACTTTTACCATGTGACAGTGTTCGTTAACGTTTTAACCTCCTAAATTCACTATTTATCGCACTAACACTGGAGCACATTTACTCGCACCTGTTTAcctcgactgctcgggcagaatTGTCATTACAATGCAATTATCTATATTGTTACATCGAGGCCTTTCTTCTATTTTGTCcggcaattttcatttttaacgtgatgaacattttcttctacatcatattttaaaatttgttaacaaTCACTGTTTACAAATTGACGGCAAGTACCTGATTTGGGGTTATACGTTCTATATACATCGAACGTAACAATAAGGAACACAGAAAGCAACTGAGATATAACACGATattgaaattagaaattaattacacCCTCGTAGCGGTGCCTGCATCAACTTGGACTAATTCGCAAACGATGGAAGTTGTATATGTTAGAGCGAAAAGAAGCCTCGCGTATTCAATCTCAGAATGTCATGTCCGAAGGAAGTCCATCTCCAACGTAGCTAATCGAACTATGCGTCTAATCGAACTTTTCGGGGTTACTTTCATGTTCGGTATCATTTTGATCAAAAGAACCTCAACAATTCAATTAAAACAACGTTTTGTCGATGAAATAAAAGATGTAGAAGCTTCATTTTTTCTATCGAAGAGATCTTAACAAAAGAACGATAACAGGTTGTACCTTAATGCCtcgatgaaagaaattttatattttaacgtttcaacattttaatgatacaatagtataatattttaataagaagGGAGAAATGGTACGTTCGTGTACGATTTTATACTTTCAATCGGCAAAAATGATGTTGGAGGGGTAGAAAAGCTATTGAAAAACATTTGGATAATTTCTCATCGAAGCATCTGCAAATAGATCTTAATTCGATCTGAGGCGTCTATGTTGTCTGTaataattgtagctgctggctgtagatgtcgctgctggggtactgctatatttttc is a window of Bombus vancouverensis nearcticus unplaced genomic scaffold, iyBomVanc1_principal scaffold0052, whole genome shotgun sequence DNA encoding:
- the LOC117165673 gene encoding uncharacterized protein LOC117165673, which translates into the protein MSQDVLYQSVTIEHCDRVARILCLAPFFGESTKNVAVYAPLRTGSTLTEIIEVALATTTYEPNNRQTKIIPQDFLDKIRGKKIHFLRTRIPTISYGKPRTK